In one Nostoc sp. KVJ3 genomic region, the following are encoded:
- a CDS encoding tyrosine-type recombinase/integrase — protein MKQAVTLATVAVKFLERTGLAPSTIKTYEITLLSLLTEYGSWSIEIISKQTLVEYLDTLSHLKYTTHHKHQAILQSLFNFAVEQGYIKSNPIRGLKQRPPQREKGEHKSDDTIKYLTPEQLNILYEVTKYDLRMSAIIHLLHRTGCRIGELLALNLSDLDIKNQKFQVLGKGNKQQWCFYSDDAAESLAQYFKYSRHKNIDALFTAQHPVTLKVSRISYYTFHDYWRKITSTYPELNGVRIHDLRHTYATERVGLISIEELRSLMGHENIQTTLRYQKVTSQKSESAARHALSILINPDS, from the coding sequence TTGAAGCAAGCTGTCACATTAGCCACCGTTGCCGTCAAATTTTTAGAACGAACTGGGTTAGCACCCAGTACCATCAAAACCTACGAAATTACTCTCTTAAGCTTACTAACAGAGTACGGAAGTTGGTCAATCGAAATTATCAGTAAGCAAACATTAGTTGAGTATCTAGATACACTCTCACATTTAAAATACACAACTCACCATAAGCATCAAGCAATACTGCAAAGCCTATTTAACTTTGCCGTCGAGCAAGGGTATATAAAATCCAACCCAATTCGAGGATTAAAACAGCGTCCCCCACAACGAGAAAAAGGCGAACATAAAAGCGACGATACAATAAAATACCTAACACCTGAACAGTTAAATATACTCTACGAAGTAACCAAATATGACCTGCGGATGTCTGCAATAATTCATTTATTGCATCGTACAGGATGCAGAATTGGAGAGCTTTTAGCCCTGAATTTATCAGACCTAGATATCAAAAATCAGAAATTTCAGGTATTGGGAAAAGGAAACAAACAACAGTGGTGCTTTTATAGTGATGATGCAGCCGAATCCCTAGCTCAATATTTCAAGTATTCACGCCATAAAAATATCGACGCACTGTTTACAGCACAACATCCAGTCACCCTGAAAGTCAGTAGAATTAGCTACTACACATTCCACGATTATTGGCGAAAAATCACCAGCACATATCCCGAATTAAACGGTGTACGCATCCATGATTTACGTCACACTTATGCTACCGAACGGGTAGGATTAATCAGTATAGAAGAGTTACGCTCACTCATGGGACATGAAAACATTCAAACCACTTTACGTTATCAGAAAGTTACCTCACAAAAATCAGAATCAGCTGCACGTCATGCTTTAAGTATTCTGATAAATCCAGATAGTTAG
- a CDS encoding DUF4158 domain-containing protein, with protein MTLIDRTAYPKFKQFPNPKELAELYTPQSEEIKFAKSKTKSHEGFLSFMIMLKSFQRLGYFPHPELVPIAVIKHLRSCLKLQDWVKAIPSERQRYTYLQAIRDYLKVKQYDKAGQRLIAALVAEAAQVKDHPADLINVAIEELVKERYELPAFSTLDRLIRHIRSMVNNRLFALCSEGLSINEQIYLDQLLVVTDNEVDENPTLNLLKSPPKSAKLSGMKLLQSKFDVLMTFGDAKRLLQSIAITKVRHFAAQARALDISEFQDINLPKRRTLLLCLLYEAQVNTRDYLVDMFIKRILKIQNNAKQRLQELRDKHLTETSELLATFGQVLKASTKAKETQDNAVFGEQVQSILDEHGGTELLLQKLDEIAAYNTNNHLPLMWRFYSANRKALFSLVASLDILSTSADESVIEALKFVLENQHKRAKYLPFDIDLDFISSNWRALVVEEIDGAEVLVRQQLEICIFSNLATEFKTADACVVGSSSYADFREQLLSHAECEPLIEEYCRLLEFPANPDDFVKHLQDKLAQVAFVVDEICAVDKQFTINKDGEPVLKRIPSLAQTDEVEELESKIRALMPERSILEILCNVEHWLNWTRHFGLFSCTPQCRCYLQAYRTVV; from the coding sequence ATGACCTTAATTGACCGTACTGCATATCCTAAATTCAAACAATTTCCTAACCCAAAAGAGCTTGCAGAGCTTTATACCCCACAAAGCGAAGAAATCAAGTTTGCAAAGTCCAAAACTAAGAGCCACGAAGGATTTCTTAGTTTTATGATCATGCTAAAATCCTTCCAAAGGCTTGGTTATTTTCCCCACCCCGAATTAGTACCAATTGCGGTTATCAAACATCTACGGTCGTGTTTAAAGTTACAAGATTGGGTAAAAGCCATTCCATCCGAACGCCAACGCTACACTTATCTTCAGGCGATTCGGGATTACCTGAAAGTCAAACAGTATGATAAGGCAGGTCAAAGATTAATAGCCGCATTAGTTGCAGAAGCTGCCCAGGTAAAAGACCACCCTGCTGATTTAATAAATGTAGCCATTGAAGAATTAGTTAAAGAACGATACGAGTTACCAGCATTTAGTACCCTTGACCGATTAATTCGCCACATTCGTTCAATGGTCAATAATCGCTTGTTTGCACTTTGTTCTGAGGGTCTTTCCATCAACGAGCAGATTTATTTAGACCAATTGCTAGTAGTTACTGATAATGAGGTAGATGAAAATCCCACTCTTAATTTACTAAAATCGCCACCTAAAAGTGCCAAACTTAGTGGGATGAAACTCCTACAAAGTAAGTTTGATGTTCTCATGACTTTTGGTGATGCCAAGCGACTGCTACAAAGTATTGCCATCACCAAAGTTAGACATTTTGCAGCACAGGCTAGGGCTTTGGATATCTCGGAATTTCAAGATATTAATTTACCCAAACGTCGGACGTTGCTGTTATGTCTATTGTACGAGGCACAGGTTAACACCCGTGATTATCTTGTTGATATGTTTATTAAACGTATCCTCAAGATTCAAAATAATGCTAAACAGCGATTGCAGGAATTACGCGACAAACATTTAACTGAAACATCAGAGTTATTGGCTACCTTTGGGCAAGTATTAAAAGCATCTACAAAAGCCAAAGAAACTCAGGATAATGCTGTTTTTGGAGAACAGGTGCAATCAATTTTGGATGAACATGGTGGTACAGAATTGTTGCTGCAAAAGTTGGATGAGATTGCGGCGTACAACACCAACAACCACTTACCTTTGATGTGGCGGTTCTATTCTGCCAATCGGAAAGCACTTTTTAGTTTGGTGGCTTCTCTAGATATTCTCTCAACTTCTGCTGATGAGTCAGTAATTGAAGCATTAAAGTTCGTGTTAGAGAATCAACACAAACGTGCTAAGTATTTGCCATTTGACATTGATTTAGATTTTATTAGTAGTAACTGGCGTGCGCTAGTTGTAGAAGAAATTGATGGAGCTGAGGTTTTGGTTCGTCAGCAGTTAGAAATTTGCATCTTTTCAAATCTAGCAACTGAATTTAAAACAGCAGATGCGTGTGTTGTGGGTTCGTCAAGTTATGCCGATTTCCGCGAACAATTATTGAGTCATGCTGAATGCGAACCTTTGATAGAAGAATACTGTCGCTTACTTGAATTTCCTGCTAACCCGGATGACTTTGTTAAACACCTACAAGATAAATTAGCGCAGGTAGCTTTCGTTGTAGATGAGATTTGTGCGGTTGATAAACAATTCACCATCAATAAAGACGGAGAACCTGTACTTAAAAGAATCCCATCCCTAGCTCAAACGGATGAAGTGGAAGAATTAGAATCAAAAATTCGGGCTTTGATGCCGGAGCGCAGTATCTTAGAAATCCTTTGTAATGTTGAGCATTGGTTGAACTGGACAAGGCATTTTGGTTTATTTTCGTGTACGCCCCAGTGCAGATGTTACCTACAAGCATATCGAACCGTTGTTTAA
- a CDS encoding DEAD/DEAH box helicase family protein, producing MTTVQVTYAGLIKVKRGEAPKELYSHQNEAIIALNETNKNAFEGLLVLPTGGGKTLTAVHWLLRNFINKNKKVLWIAHRHELLDQALETLQLSAYSVLSRDTCKNLQDGLETVDISMFQRFLVED from the coding sequence ATGACAACTGTTCAAGTTACATACGCAGGTCTAATCAAAGTAAAAAGGGGTGAGGCTCCCAAAGAGCTATACTCCCACCAAAACGAAGCAATCATAGCGCTGAATGAAACTAATAAAAATGCCTTTGAAGGCTTGCTAGTGCTACCCACGGGTGGCGGAAAAACGTTAACAGCAGTTCACTGGCTACTACGTAATTTTATTAACAAAAACAAAAAGGTTCTGTGGATTGCTCATCGCCATGAGTTACTTGACCAAGCACTTGAGACACTTCAACTTAGTGCCTATTCGGTATTGAGCCGAGATACGTGTAAAAACCTGCAAGATGGTCTGGAAACCGTTGATATATCTATGTTTCAAAGATTTCTGGTGGAAGATTAA
- a CDS encoding transposase, with translation MVNWNLIKTHWYDMIRVVLSIKAGKVMPSTLLRKLGSYSKKNRLYQAFLELGKVVRTMFLLDYVSNVALRHEITAITNIVEMYNAFLDWVFFGKLGAITENDPIEQEKRLKYLDLVASAVILQNTVDMSLAIQTLMSQEELIPMRHLAAMSPYITRHIKRYGDYVVNLHNIPQPLEAAINLPPEIFET, from the coding sequence GTGGTCAATTGGAATTTAATCAAGACTCATTGGTATGACATGATACGTGTAGTCCTGTCAATTAAGGCAGGCAAGGTGATGCCTTCGACGCTTCTACGTAAGCTGGGTAGTTATAGTAAAAAAAATCGACTTTATCAAGCTTTTCTTGAGTTGGGTAAGGTAGTACGGACTATGTTTTTGCTTGACTATGTTTCTAATGTGGCTCTTCGGCATGAGATTACAGCGATAACCAATATTGTGGAGATGTACAATGCCTTTCTGGACTGGGTATTCTTTGGTAAGCTGGGAGCGATTACTGAAAATGATCCTATTGAGCAGGAAAAGCGGCTGAAGTATCTTGATTTGGTAGCAAGCGCAGTTATTTTGCAGAATACGGTTGATATGTCGTTGGCTATCCAAACGTTAATGTCACAGGAAGAACTGATTCCTATGCGACACCTTGCAGCAATGAGTCCATACATCACAAGACATATCAAAAGATACGGTGATTATGTGGTGAATTTACATAATATTCCCCAACCATTGGAAGCTGCTATTAATCTTCCACCAGAAATCTTTGAAACATAG
- the holA gene encoding DNA polymerase III subunit delta produces the protein MTVYLYYGEDSYSLNQKIDYLVNQNVHAEWKAFNYIKLSGNEKNIAAKVFTEVMTLPFGEGNKIIHTDSDSLIGSLSNEDNNQELENHLSRIPSSNLLLITGNKKPDSRRTVVKTILKYAQQEEFPLVPSWDKKGIVNLIGKYAAIHQVKLTPDVTDYLAEAIGNNTARADSEFAKLAVYASEQIISIEEVKSLVGNQNTDYLKLTIAMLRNHASLAIVQVSKLLNNNEHPLKIVATLTSIFRTWLITKAGVETKLSDTKIAEIAELKNPKRLYYLKEEVKFVGVQKLKHSLTLLVQLEAELKSGIDNLTSRIAEISTI, from the coding sequence ATGACTGTATACCTATACTACGGCGAAGATAGCTACTCACTAAATCAAAAAATTGATTATTTAGTGAATCAAAATGTTCATGCAGAATGGAAAGCTTTCAATTACATCAAGCTATCTGGAAATGAGAAAAATATTGCTGCCAAAGTCTTTACTGAGGTTATGACCTTGCCCTTTGGAGAAGGTAACAAAATTATTCATACAGACAGCGACTCTCTAATTGGAAGTTTATCAAATGAAGATAATAACCAAGAACTTGAAAATCACCTTTCCCGAATACCTTCAAGCAACCTTCTATTAATTACTGGTAATAAAAAGCCAGATTCGCGCAGAACAGTAGTAAAAACTATCCTAAAATATGCCCAACAAGAAGAGTTTCCTCTCGTCCCAAGTTGGGATAAAAAGGGGATAGTTAACTTGATAGGAAAATATGCAGCCATCCATCAAGTTAAACTCACGCCAGATGTGACAGATTACCTAGCTGAAGCAATTGGGAATAACACTGCACGAGCCGATAGCGAATTTGCTAAACTTGCTGTTTATGCAAGCGAACAAATAATCTCTATTGAGGAAGTAAAATCTCTCGTTGGCAATCAGAATACTGACTACCTAAAGCTTACTATTGCTATGTTAAGAAACCATGCAAGTTTAGCAATAGTGCAGGTATCTAAACTACTAAATAATAATGAACACCCGCTCAAAATAGTAGCAACACTTACCTCTATTTTCCGCACTTGGTTAATAACAAAAGCTGGGGTAGAAACTAAATTATCTGATACGAAGATTGCAGAAATAGCGGAACTTAAAAATCCCAAAAGATTGTATTACCTCAAAGAAGAAGTCAAGTTTGTAGGCGTTCAAAAGCTTAAACACAGCCTTACTTTACTTGTACAACTCGAAGCCGAACTCAAAAGCGGAATTGACAACCTAACCAGTCGAATTGCTGAAATTTCTACGATATGA
- a CDS encoding recombinase family protein produces the protein MDASTPVEPKTVQNRIGYARVSSIGQNLDSQMDSLKQAGCIKIFTDKLTGSRMVRPGWEDLLKYIRPDDTLVVTELSRMTRSLLHLLETAKILEQRQINLLSLRESIDTTTAAGRCFLSMMGAIYQMERELRAERASAGRVSAKARGRTGGRPRTDVAKLEIARILYQNSGKTAAEVCRVAGVGRRVFFAYLAQKHN, from the coding sequence GTGGATGCTTCAACTCCCGTCGAACCGAAAACAGTCCAAAATCGGATTGGCTATGCTCGTGTCAGCAGCATCGGTCAAAATCTTGATTCGCAGATGGATTCTTTGAAGCAAGCTGGCTGCATTAAAATCTTTACTGACAAGTTAACTGGTTCGCGGATGGTGCGACCTGGATGGGAGGATCTGCTGAAATATATTCGTCCAGATGATACGTTAGTTGTCACTGAACTAAGTCGGATGACCCGTTCGTTACTCCATCTACTCGAAACAGCTAAGATTTTGGAACAACGTCAGATTAACCTGTTGTCATTGCGAGAGAGTATTGATACCACTACAGCTGCAGGTCGCTGTTTTCTGTCGATGATGGGAGCGATTTATCAGATGGAACGAGAATTACGCGCCGAACGAGCTTCGGCCGGAAGAGTTTCAGCTAAAGCCAGAGGCAGAACGGGTGGAAGACCTCGAACTGATGTTGCCAAATTGGAGATTGCGAGGATCTTGTATCAAAATTCTGGGAAGACAGCCGCTGAAGTTTGTAGAGTCGCAGGTGTCGGGCGGCGGGTGTTCTTTGCTTACCTAGCCCAAAAGCATAACTAG
- a CDS encoding AAA family ATPase has translation MKNNPFTEITGQHTAKLLLTEAIEQNKIAPAYLFSSQVEGVGKGKTALAIATEIAGENNHLDILQIKPTHLENTSQQKGIPAIRVEQVREVIEFLSTSAVKSKQKVVIIHEADMLNPTAANKLLKTLEEPKTGTFILISSYPQKLLPTIKSRCQIIPFQRLTDEEVISVLKDQQIEVTEKILAISSGSPGQAILFVRVYLTGKQQASYQFR, from the coding sequence ATGAAAAACAACCCATTTACAGAAATCACCGGACAGCATACCGCCAAACTTCTCCTGACTGAAGCAATCGAACAGAATAAAATTGCTCCTGCATACCTATTTAGCAGTCAAGTTGAGGGAGTAGGGAAAGGAAAAACCGCTCTGGCGATTGCAACTGAGATCGCAGGAGAAAATAACCATCTAGACATCTTACAAATCAAACCAACCCATCTCGAAAACACCTCCCAGCAGAAAGGTATACCTGCTATTCGAGTAGAACAGGTGCGTGAGGTAATTGAATTTCTATCAACTAGTGCAGTCAAGTCCAAGCAAAAGGTGGTGATTATCCACGAAGCAGATATGCTCAACCCTACCGCCGCCAACAAACTTCTCAAGACGCTGGAAGAACCGAAAACTGGAACATTTATCTTGATCTCGTCCTATCCTCAAAAGCTATTACCCACTATCAAGAGTAGGTGTCAAATCATACCTTTCCAAAGGTTAACTGATGAGGAGGTTATCTCTGTCCTCAAAGACCAACAAATCGAGGTAACAGAAAAAATACTAGCTATCAGTTCAGGTAGTCCTGGTCAAGCGATCCTTTTTGTAAGGGTATATCTCACTGGAAAACAACAAGCTAGCTATCAGTTCAGGTAG
- a CDS encoding Tn3 family transposase — protein MSSNSRRLAILSAKEVDDLYGLPHFTEDKRHLYFDLSTAEREVVAAVRTVSVAVHLTLQLGYFKAKRQFFSYQQDAVIEDLNYILKQNFPGQRLASIKLPFRHTRSEQQQIILQLFNYRLCNSDAKVELESKARRVAMLSIQPIYILRELIQHLAGQRVVAPSYRFLQEMIGRVVTGERTRITKLLTKAITPTVENQLKTLLEAEEGVYGINLLKQEPKDFSYKELRREVDRRKYFQPLHEFAQTFLATTGISNESGKYYVGLVKFYTAYKLRRMSLATVRLYLLCFAYHRFRQINDNLIEAFIHLVNQYEKQAKLGAEQAMQQALTDAANNLQAAGQILNLFVDESITDDLPFSVVKAKAFSILDPASFPLVSDYMRNIKFDKTGFEWSAYSKLSNTFKRNLRQLFADLTFASRVSDAPLLAAVVFLQTLLQQGKSPRQTDPTTFPAAVIPKSLQRYLYPTATADGKEKILEIDRYEFLIYRLLRNALSSGDVFVRDSNEFRRFEDDLIGDERWRHKNELLEEIGAPILIAPIQETLTEFEQALETKFKVVNQRITDGLNQHIKVSGTADKSRWKLIYPSAEEPVNSPFYSQLPGIGIADLLWFVAANTGFLSAFTHVLDRYVKQEPNPSEILACIVGMGTNMGLGKMAEVSGLSHSSMMTTARNYLRLETLHAANDAITNAIATLPVFHLYDIQDVMHSSSDGQRMETQIDTINARYSPKYFGLQKGVSAYTLVANHVPINAKIIGTHEHESHYVFDLLHNNTSDIKPERHSTDTHGTNQVNFWILHAFGYHFAPRYRDLHKKMGALVGAKHPNEYSDFLIKPVRKIYRDLIEQEWPNIQRIMASLAQKDVTQATIVRKLASYERQNQTKKALWELENICRTLYILDFIDDVTLRQTVQKALNRGEAYHRFRRAVAYVNGGKFRVKTEGEQQIWNECSRLISNAVIYYNTLLLSRVYAQKQAVDDQEALAIIKDISPVAWQHINLFGTFEFSPSTSKVDIDALVVRYADPTYWHQAIQDESEPTLPEKHN, from the coding sequence ATGAGCAGCAATTCACGTCGTCTAGCGATCCTCTCAGCAAAAGAAGTCGATGACCTATATGGATTACCACATTTTACAGAAGATAAACGGCATCTCTATTTCGATCTGAGTACAGCCGAACGCGAAGTGGTAGCAGCAGTTCGGACTGTATCAGTCGCAGTGCATCTAACCTTGCAGCTTGGATACTTCAAGGCAAAGCGACAGTTCTTTAGTTATCAACAAGATGCTGTTATTGAAGATCTAAACTACATCCTGAAACAAAATTTCCCAGGTCAGAGGTTAGCATCGATTAAATTGCCCTTCAGACATACCCGCAGCGAACAGCAACAGATAATTCTGCAACTGTTCAACTATCGCCTTTGTAACAGCGATGCGAAAGTCGAACTGGAGTCAAAAGCTCGACGGGTTGCCATGTTATCAATTCAGCCCATCTATATCTTGCGCGAACTAATTCAACATTTAGCTGGGCAACGTGTCGTTGCACCTAGCTATCGATTCCTTCAAGAGATGATTGGTCGAGTGGTCACAGGCGAACGCACTCGAATTACGAAACTACTCACCAAAGCCATCACGCCGACGGTAGAAAATCAGTTAAAAACCCTGCTGGAAGCCGAGGAAGGTGTCTATGGCATCAACTTGCTCAAGCAAGAGCCAAAGGATTTCAGTTACAAGGAACTGCGGCGTGAAGTAGATCGCCGCAAATACTTCCAGCCACTACATGAATTTGCTCAAACCTTTTTAGCAACAACGGGTATTTCTAATGAAAGTGGCAAATATTACGTAGGATTAGTCAAGTTTTACACGGCTTATAAGCTGCGGCGGATGTCCCTGGCGACAGTCCGGTTGTATTTGTTGTGTTTTGCCTATCATCGGTTTCGCCAGATTAATGACAATCTGATTGAGGCTTTTATCCATTTGGTTAACCAATACGAAAAACAAGCCAAGCTGGGCGCGGAACAAGCAATGCAACAAGCATTGACAGATGCTGCAAATAACCTCCAAGCGGCGGGTCAAATCCTCAACCTATTTGTGGATGAGTCGATTACTGACGATCTACCATTTTCAGTCGTCAAGGCAAAAGCTTTCTCCATCCTCGACCCTGCCAGTTTCCCATTGGTGTCAGACTATATGCGTAATATAAAGTTCGACAAAACTGGGTTTGAGTGGTCGGCTTATTCTAAGCTGTCGAACACCTTCAAGCGCAATCTGCGTCAACTGTTCGCCGATCTTACATTCGCTAGTCGAGTATCTGATGCACCACTGCTAGCAGCGGTCGTGTTCTTGCAAACTTTGCTTCAACAAGGGAAGTCACCTAGACAAACAGATCCAACTACTTTTCCAGCAGCAGTCATACCCAAAAGTTTACAACGTTACTTGTATCCAACAGCCACAGCAGATGGCAAGGAGAAGATATTAGAGATCGATCGTTATGAATTTCTGATTTACCGACTACTACGAAATGCGCTCTCTTCTGGGGACGTGTTTGTGCGCGACAGTAATGAGTTTCGTCGTTTTGAGGATGACTTGATTGGCGACGAGCGGTGGCGGCATAAAAATGAGTTGTTGGAGGAAATTGGTGCGCCGATATTAATAGCTCCAATTCAAGAGACACTGACGGAATTCGAGCAAGCATTGGAAACTAAGTTCAAGGTTGTCAATCAACGAATTACAGATGGTCTCAATCAACATATTAAGGTCAGTGGGACTGCTGATAAGTCTCGTTGGAAGCTGATTTATCCCAGCGCAGAAGAACCAGTCAATAGCCCGTTTTATAGCCAGTTACCTGGAATTGGGATTGCTGACTTATTATGGTTTGTGGCGGCAAATACGGGATTTTTGAGTGCCTTTACTCATGTGTTAGATCGTTATGTTAAACAAGAACCCAATCCAAGTGAAATTTTAGCCTGCATTGTGGGAATGGGCACTAATATGGGGCTAGGAAAAATGGCCGAGGTATCAGGATTGAGTCATTCATCCATGATGACGACAGCGCGTAATTACCTGCGACTAGAAACTCTCCATGCTGCTAATGATGCCATCACAAATGCGATTGCGACTCTACCAGTTTTTCACCTTTATGATATTCAAGATGTCATGCACTCCAGTAGCGATGGACAGAGAATGGAAACACAGATCGATACTATTAATGCCAGATATTCACCCAAATATTTCGGTCTTCAGAAAGGCGTAAGTGCCTATACCTTGGTGGCTAATCATGTACCGATTAATGCCAAGATTATTGGGACTCACGAGCATGAAAGCCATTACGTTTTCGATCTGCTCCACAACAATACTTCGGATATCAAACCGGAACGACATTCCACTGATACACATGGTACCAATCAGGTTAATTTCTGGATCTTGCACGCATTTGGCTATCATTTTGCGCCCCGTTATCGAGATTTGCACAAGAAAATGGGTGCATTGGTCGGAGCCAAGCATCCAAATGAATATAGCGATTTTTTAATCAAACCCGTTCGCAAAATCTACCGCGATTTAATCGAACAAGAATGGCCGAATATTCAGCGGATTATGGCTTCGTTGGCACAGAAGGATGTGACACAGGCGACGATTGTGAGAAAGCTAGCTAGTTATGAACGGCAGAATCAAACTAAAAAGGCTTTATGGGAGTTGGAAAATATCTGTCGGACGTTGTACATTTTGGATTTTATTGATGATGTGACGTTACGACAGACTGTGCAAAAGGCACTCAATCGTGGCGAAGCTTATCATCGGTTTCGACGGGCGGTAGCTTATGTCAATGGTGGGAAGTTTCGGGTAAAAACTGAGGGTGAGCAACAGATTTGGAACGAATGTTCGCGGCTGATCTCTAATGCGGTCATTTACTACAACACTTTGCTGTTGTCGCGGGTTTACGCGCAAAAACAGGCGGTTGACGACCAAGAGGCACTAGCGATTATTAAAGATATTTCGCCAGTGGCGTGGCAGCATATCAATTTGTTTGGGACATTTGAATTCAGTCCATCTACATCAAAGGTTGATATTGATGCCTTGGTCGTTCGCTATGCCGACCCGACTTACTGGCATCAAGCGATCCAGGATGAATCCGAACCCACCTTGCCTGAAAAGCATAACTAG
- a CDS encoding sigma-70 family RNA polymerase sigma factor — translation MLNQLPILSSLQHLVHRFYMYMTVDNSIGRRAIQWKSEPHLQRNIDLYKTQHDQFAGLLHQKNEQGLVQFWLDMALNNLPSKYNWEPENRIEKAWEHLSLYCEESCYRAASQVWKENQYKCWEEYIFFARCLVYDPVKFRKILAKYDPSISPLYAYIIEVLRKTIKDDGSVAKFSKWRLLCKKSNKELKEALIRYGICEPEVSRFLFACKYFKQVYQFNKIQNPATRSGQRWVEPDSNDFQEAAQYYNAEKVLAIAPHQVAVGKNVTGEQLQWWMETCITALRNYPQLIAPSISLEVIGAVNYKIESHGGFNLEIEDSIPEQESLCQRTETVLQHELLALNEDQKEILYLYYELGWNQKQIAAKFAVTQGAITRRLQTIERRLINAVYSLKQPPQWVTGYVKTWLNYNYETPDYSDLIHTALVTSVKQLNTQSQDLLRLYYGQKLDPNAISNQLDLPPDRVNELLSQTNSELEIALLKELDRMIRKFLNIWLTKQYKNINSYNSNLQLKHLILT, via the coding sequence ATGTTAAATCAATTACCCATATTGTCTAGCCTTCAGCACTTAGTTCATCGATTCTATATGTACATGACTGTAGATAATTCAATTGGACGCAGAGCAATTCAATGGAAATCTGAACCACATTTACAGCGCAATATTGATTTATATAAAACTCAACACGACCAATTTGCAGGATTATTGCATCAAAAAAATGAGCAAGGCTTAGTTCAATTCTGGCTCGATATGGCGCTAAATAACTTGCCTTCAAAATATAATTGGGAACCAGAAAACCGCATCGAAAAAGCATGGGAGCATTTAAGTCTGTATTGTGAGGAAAGTTGCTATCGTGCTGCTTCACAAGTATGGAAGGAGAACCAATATAAATGTTGGGAAGAATATATATTTTTTGCCCGGTGCTTAGTTTACGATCCCGTTAAATTTCGGAAAATTTTGGCGAAGTACGACCCCAGTATCTCGCCACTTTATGCTTACATAATCGAAGTTTTGCGAAAAACTATTAAAGATGATGGTTCAGTTGCCAAATTTTCTAAATGGCGGTTGTTGTGCAAAAAAAGTAACAAAGAACTGAAAGAAGCATTAATTAGATATGGTATATGTGAACCGGAGGTTTCCAGATTTTTGTTTGCGTGTAAATATTTTAAACAAGTTTATCAATTCAATAAAATCCAAAATCCTGCAACTCGTAGTGGACAACGTTGGGTAGAACCAGATAGCAATGATTTTCAAGAAGCAGCACAATATTACAACGCGGAAAAAGTACTAGCTATCGCACCGCATCAAGTCGCAGTCGGGAAAAATGTGACTGGAGAACAACTGCAATGGTGGATGGAAACCTGCATTACCGCTTTGCGAAATTACCCCCAATTAATTGCCCCAAGTATTTCCCTGGAAGTAATCGGTGCAGTTAATTATAAAATTGAGTCACATGGGGGTTTTAACCTAGAAATAGAAGATTCTATACCTGAGCAAGAAAGCCTTTGTCAGCGAACAGAGACGGTGTTACAACATGAATTACTGGCACTTAATGAAGACCAAAAAGAAATTTTATATCTTTACTATGAATTGGGATGGAATCAAAAACAAATTGCTGCAAAATTTGCAGTCACCCAAGGAGCGATCACGCGTCGTTTACAAACTATTGAACGCCGACTAATTAATGCGGTATATTCATTAAAGCAACCGCCACAATGGGTCACGGGGTATGTGAAAACCTGGTTAAACTATAATTATGAAACTCCCGATTATTCTGATTTAATCCATACAGCATTGGTTACATCTGTCAAACAACTGAACACTCAATCTCAGGATTTATTGCGGCTTTACTACGGACAAAAACTAGACCCTAATGCTATTAGCAACCAACTTGATCTTCCCCCTGATAGAGTGAATGAATTACTTTCACAAACAAATTCTGAATTAGAAATTGCATTACTCAAAGAACTTGACAGAATGATTAGAAAATTTTTAAACATCTGGCTAACTAAACAATACAAAAACATCAATAGTTATAACTCAAATTTACAATTGAAACACTTAATCTTGACATAA